A window from Sus scrofa isolate TJ Tabasco breed Duroc chromosome 2, Sscrofa11.1, whole genome shotgun sequence encodes these proteins:
- the RAB8A gene encoding ras-related protein Rab-8A yields MAKTYDYLFKLLLIGDSGVGKTCVLFRFSEDAFNSTFISTIGIDFKIRTIELDGKRIKLQIWDTAGQERFRTITTAYYRGAMGIMLVYDITNEKSFDNIRNWIRNIEEHASADVEKMILGNKCDVNDKRQVSKERGEKLALDYGIKFMETSAKANINVENAFFTLARDIKAKMDKKLEGNSPQGSNQGVKITPDQQKRSSFFRCVLL; encoded by the exons ATGGCGAAGACCTACGATTACCTGTTCAAGCTGCTGCTGATCGGGGACTCGGGGGTGGGGAAGACCTGTGTCCTGTTCCGCTTCTCCGAGGACGCCTTCAACTCCACTTTCATCTCCACCATAG gAATTGACTTTAAAATTAGGACCATAGAGCTTGATGGCAAGAGAATTAAACTACAGATATG GGACACAGCTGGTCAGGAACGGTTTCGGACGATCACAACCGCCTACTACAGGGGCGCAATG GGCATCATGCTGGTTTACGACATCACCAACGAGAAGTCCTTTGACAACATCCGGAACTGGATTCGAAACATTGAGGAG CATGCGTCTGCAGACGTCGAAAAGATGATACTTGGGAACAAGTGCGACGTGAATGACAAGAGACAAGTTTCCAAGGAACGGGGAGAAAAG CTGGCCCTGGACTATGGAATCAAGTTCATGGAGACCAGCGCGAAGGCCAACATCAACGTGGAGAAC GCCTTTTTCACTCTCGCCAGAGACATCAAAgcaaaaatggataaaaaattg GAAGGCAACAGCCCCCAGGGGAGCAACCAGGGAGTCAAAATCACACCGGACCAGCAGAAGAGGAGCAGCTTTTTCCGATGTGTTCTTCTGTGA